Proteins encoded by one window of Rutidosis leptorrhynchoides isolate AG116_Rl617_1_P2 chromosome 7, CSIRO_AGI_Rlap_v1, whole genome shotgun sequence:
- the LOC139858803 gene encoding phytoene synthase 2, chloroplastic-like: MSAAMIWVVSPNSSEVCNGLDSSKLLGKEKGLFRGEKIKNVSRKHKCYSMFGELGFLGSRKLDVVSRVVANPSGNLVISSEQLVYDVVLKQAALVKEQVRSKEDMEVKPEIVLPGTLSLLNEAYDRCGEVCAEYAKTFYLGTLLMTPERRKAIWAIYVWCRRTDELVDGPNASHITPKALDRWESRLEDLFNGRAFDMLDAALSDTVSKFPVDIQPFKDMIEGMRMDLKKSRYENFDELYLYCYYVAGTVGLMSVPIMGIARDSNAPTESVYNAALALGIANQLTNILRDVGEDARRGRVYLPQDELAQAGLSDEDIFAMKVTDKWRVFMKKQIKRARTFFDQAEEGVTQLSSASRWPVWASLLLYRQILDEIEANDYNNFTKRAYVSKPKKIISLPLAYAKSLVPPSSRKLALSEHQGVNV; this comes from the exons ATGTCTGCTGCTATGATTTGGGTTGTTTCCCCTAATTCTTCTGAGGTGTGTAATGGGTTAGATTCATCAAAATTGTTAGGGAAAGAAAAAGGGTTATTTAGGGGTGAAAAAATCAAGAATGTTAGTAGGAAACACAAGTGTTATTCTATGTTTGGTGAATTGGGTTTTTTGGGCTCAAGAAAATTAGATGTGGTTTCAAGGGTAGTGGCTAACCCATCTGGGAATTTGGTTATTTCATCAGAACAATTGGTTTATGATGTGGTTTTAAAGCAAGCAGCTTTGGTTAAAGAGCAAGTTAGATCTAAAGAAGATATGGAGGTGAAACCAGAAATTGTTCTTCCAGGAACACTTAGTTTATTGAATGAAGCTTATGATAGATGTGGTGAAGTTTGTGCTGAGTATGCAAAGACATTTTATTTAG GGACATTGTTAATGACACCCGAGAGGCGAAAAGCTATTTGGGCAATCTATG TATGGTGTAGGAGAACCGATGAACTCGTTGATGGACCTAATGCATCGCATATAACTCCCAAAGCTCTTGATCGATGGGAGTCAAGATTAGAAGATCTTTTTAATGGACGCGCTTTTGATATGCTCGATGCTGCTTTATCTGATACCGTTTCAAAGTTTCCTGTTGACATTCAG CCATTTAAGGATATGATTGAAGGAATGAGGATGGATCTTAAAAAGTCAAGATATGAGAACTTTGATGAGCTTTATCTTTACTGTTATTATGTAGCTGGAACTGTTGGATTGATGAGCGTACCGATAATGGGAATTGCGCGAGATTCTAATGCGCCAACCGAGAGTGTTTACAATGCCGCTTTGGCTTTAGGGATTGCTAATCAACTCACAAACATTCTTCGGGATGTAGGAGAAGA TGCAAGAAGAGGAAGAGTTTACCTGCCACAAGACGAACTGGCACAAGCGGGATTATCAGATGAAGACATATTTGCAATGAAAGTAACCGATAAATGGAGGGTCTTCATGAAAAAACAAATAAAACGAGCAAGAACGTTCTTTGATCAAGCAGAAGAAGGCGTTACACAGCTAAGTTCTGCTAGTAGATGGCCG GTTTGGGCATCGTTATTATTATATCGTCAAATACTGGATGAGATTGAAGCGAACGATTACAATAACTTCACTAAGCGGGCGTATGTAAGCAAACCGAAGAAGATAATTTCTTTGCCGCTGGCCTATGCAAAATCTCTTGTGCCACCATCATCAAGAAAGTTGGCTTTAAGTGAACATCAGGGGGTAAATGTGTAA